The following proteins come from a genomic window of Canis lupus dingo isolate Sandy chromosome 20, ASM325472v2, whole genome shotgun sequence:
- the SMIM7 gene encoding small integral membrane protein 7 isoform X2, translating to MIGDILLFGTLLMNAGAVLNFKLKKKDTQGFGEESREPSTGDNIREFLLSLRYFRIFIALWNVFMMFCMIVLFGS from the exons ATGATCGGGGACATCCTGCTGTTCGG GACGCTGCTGATGAACGCAGGGGCGGTGCTCAACTTTAAGCT GAAAAAGAAGGACACGCAGGGCTTTGGGGAGGAGTCAAGGGAGCCCAGCACAG GTGACAACATCCGGGAGTTCTTACTGAGCCTCAGATACTTCCGAATCTTCATCGCCCTGTGGAATGTCTTCATGATGTTCTGCATGATCGT